From the genome of Pelobates fuscus isolate aPelFus1 chromosome 6, aPelFus1.pri, whole genome shotgun sequence, one region includes:
- the KRCC1 gene encoding lysine-rich coiled-coil protein 1: MASEGAIIPQLVESITQSSPAASCSVPMAGGDISSNVQTELVLDEKTKKELFTDTFCRVCGAVLQFESHRISHYEGKKHAQKVRLYIQNMDLEETPSKNQNLDQPDSQVDGNSSIDKNKFCSLCNMVFSSKVVAQSHYVGKIHAKRLRQLTGESFEWMPQTDQANSAMSPNTPQADTESSQLEASTEQHSLPDNEIDLNDPNKYCKLCCASFNKSMVAQQHYNGKKHARNEARRRMMERMEKAGVESTVNDGNYVCPICSITLTSIEMYQSHMQGNKHQIKENIVANLMKTSNKSYDSFQDELADYIKVQKARGLEPKTQFRQEKDQYDSGDEEELEDRPPLRHTNSKMSVPYKYIDHHSIPYAPFNSSYPDDQRKAAWKARWEASQSQNLNKAAYFKMQNTRHNIHASSSQGSSDDYKGSSSDDSDSSHRRDKRHKRKHHKESKHRTGTKIKQEEEAPEKKKRRLEDEYSGKEEEKQECRKEEVEITVDKSKQKKEKKKKEEQSDRDSKKHKKVKKEGDQRTEEEILWDESILGF; this comes from the exons AGCTGGTCTtggatgaaaaaacaaaaaaggaacttTTCACAGACACGTTTTGTAGGGTGTGCGGTGCTGTCCTGCAGTTTGAATCCCACAGAATATCACATTATGAG GGCAAGAAACATGCACAGAAAGTCCGCCTTTACATTCAGAACATGGACCTTGAAGAAACCCCATCAAAAAATCAAAACTTAGATCAGCCTGATTCTCAA GTGGATGGCAACTCTTCAATTGACAAAAACAAATTCTGCAGTCTTTGCAACATGGTCTTTAGTTCAAAAGTGGTGGCCCAGTCACATTATGTTGGGAAGATCCATGCCAAGAGACTTCGGCAACTCACTGGAGAATCATTTGAATGGATGCCACAGACCGATCAAGCCAACAGTGCCATGTCACCGAATACACCCCAGGCAGACACAG AGTCAAGTCAACTGGAAGCAAGTACAGAACAACACTCCTTGCCTGATAACGAGATTGATCTAAATGACCCAAACAAGTACTGCAAACTCTGCTGCgcttctttcaataaatcaaTGGTAGCCCAGCAACACTACAATGGGAAGAAACATGCAAGGAATGAGGCCCGGAGGAGAATGATGGAACGAATGGAGAAGGCTGGCGTGGAATCTACTG tgaacGATGGAAATTATGTGTGTCCAATCTGCAGTATTACTCTTACATCAATAGAGATGTACCAGTCTCACATGCAAGGGAATAAGCATCAGATTAA AGAAAACATAGTTGCTAATTTAATGAAGACATCAAATAAATCTTATGATTCTTTTCAAGATGAGTTGGCAGACTACATAAAAGTACAAAAGGCCAGGGGATTGGAGCCTAAAACCCAGTTTAGACAGGAAAAGGATCAGTATGACAGTGGTGATGAAGAGGAATTAGAGGACAGGCCTCCGCTAAGGCATACAAACTCTAAGATGAGCGTCCCCTATAAATATATTGATCACCATTCCATTCCTTATGCACCATTTAATTCATCTTACCCGGATGATCAACGGAAAGCTGCTTGGAAAGCACGCTGGGAAGCTTCCCAATCTCAAAATCTAAACAAGGCCGCATACTTTAAAATGCAGAACACCAGACACAATATTCATGCCTCGTCCAGTCAGGGTTCCAGCGATGACTATAAAGGGTCTTCTTCAGATGATAGTGATAGTTCCCATCGTAGAGATAAAAGGCACAAAAGGAAACATCACAAAGAAAGCAAACACAGAACTGGCACCAAAATCAAACAAGAGGAAGAGGCTCctgagaagaagaagaggagactTGAGGATGAATATTCTGGAAAAGAGGAGGAGAAACAAGAATGCAGGAAAGAGGAAGTTGAGATAACTGTGGACAAATCTAAACAGAAgaaggagaagaagaaaaaagaggaACAGTCTGACAGAGATAGCAAAAAACACAAgaaagtaaagaaagagggggaccAAAGAACAGAAGAGGAAATCCTCTGGGACGAATCCATACTGGGATTTTGA